From the Pseudomonas putida genome, one window contains:
- a CDS encoding helix-turn-helix domain-containing protein encodes MDSHNIPLDLDSRWEWVKYQLRIRGTSIADLARDADLNESAFRNAKRRAYPRVERDIANALGMLPGQIWPERWNADGTPLRLRPNRAESNVSPTDKDTGESSKGNNKPAERDDQHHRGNDDA; translated from the coding sequence ATGGACAGTCACAATATTCCGCTGGATCTGGATAGCCGCTGGGAATGGGTAAAGTACCAGCTGCGCATCCGAGGCACCTCAATCGCAGACCTTGCTCGCGATGCGGACCTTAACGAAAGCGCCTTCCGTAACGCCAAACGTCGTGCTTACCCGCGTGTTGAGCGTGATATCGCAAACGCGTTGGGCATGCTTCCTGGCCAGATCTGGCCAGAGCGCTGGAATGCCGATGGCACCCCCCTTCGACTCCGCCCCAATCGCGCCGAGAGCAATGTCTCGCCAACCGATAAGGATACCGGAGAAAGTTCGAAAGGTAACAATAAACCAGCTGAGCGGGATGACCAGCATCATCGAGGAAACGACGATGCGTAA
- a CDS encoding S24 family peptidase — MSDDPKKVSLADTGIETRIAAVANLYETRKQAALTAGVAMSSLSRWIAGEGMPAFDSLAALAAARGVSLDWIATGKGEMCLADTETPEGVRSASAADYAYIPLYDAYISQGHGAWNEGARVLAMLAFTRYSLRKKGLEPKQLAAVRVDGDSNEPELSEGDTVMVDLSRNHFQGEAFYVIRLNDLLYAKRLQREFDGSMSVISANSAYHPVRIPVERLDSLEIVGRVVWAGGWMI, encoded by the coding sequence TTGAGCGATGACCCTAAAAAAGTTTCTTTAGCGGATACGGGAATAGAAACCCGGATTGCGGCTGTCGCGAACCTTTACGAGACCCGAAAACAGGCTGCGCTGACTGCCGGAGTAGCCATGTCCTCGCTCTCACGTTGGATCGCAGGCGAAGGAATGCCCGCATTTGACTCTCTGGCCGCTCTAGCAGCGGCGCGTGGCGTTTCTTTGGATTGGATCGCAACAGGCAAGGGAGAGATGTGCCTGGCTGATACTGAGACCCCTGAGGGCGTCCGCAGCGCGTCAGCTGCGGATTACGCATACATCCCGCTCTATGACGCCTATATAAGCCAAGGCCATGGCGCTTGGAACGAGGGCGCACGAGTATTGGCAATGCTTGCCTTTACTCGTTATAGCCTCAGGAAGAAAGGGCTGGAGCCCAAGCAGCTAGCCGCTGTCAGGGTCGATGGGGATTCAAATGAGCCTGAGCTGAGCGAGGGCGATACCGTCATGGTCGATTTGAGTCGCAACCATTTTCAGGGCGAGGCTTTCTATGTGATCCGTCTGAATGACTTGCTCTATGCGAAGCGTCTACAACGGGAGTTTGACGGCAGCATGTCGGTGATTAGCGCCAACTCGGCCTATCACCCTGTGCGCATCCCTGTTGAGCGCCTGGATAGCCTGGAGATCGTCGGTCGTGTTGTATGGGCGGGTGGCTGGATGATTTAA
- a CDS encoding RNA polymerase sigma factor → MSQSRFNSVFLVQRLSLLRTLQRMVGNPSTAEDLLQETYLRVSRALGERPIEHLEPFVFQTARNLALDHLRTRRVQSRMLVDDVPDEVLHNVASPLGSSEDAAHAEQLLKHLSVSLNQLTERQQRIFILSRLHGASYLEIAEQLQVSASTVQKELKLIMAICMGVADRLK, encoded by the coding sequence GTGAGTCAGTCCCGGTTCAACTCCGTCTTCCTCGTCCAGCGCCTTTCCCTGCTGCGCACCCTGCAACGCATGGTGGGCAACCCCAGCACCGCCGAGGACCTGTTGCAGGAAACCTACCTGCGGGTGTCCCGCGCCTTGGGCGAGCGGCCCATCGAACACCTCGAACCCTTCGTGTTCCAGACCGCCCGCAACCTCGCCCTGGACCACCTGCGCACGCGGCGGGTGCAGTCGCGCATGCTGGTCGACGATGTGCCCGACGAGGTGCTGCACAATGTCGCATCCCCGCTGGGCAGCAGCGAGGACGCCGCCCACGCCGAGCAACTGCTCAAGCACCTGAGCGTCAGCCTCAACCAGCTGACCGAGCGCCAGCAGCGCATCTTCATCCTCAGTCGCCTGCACGGCGCCAGCTACCTGGAAATTGCCGAGCAGCTGCAGGTCTCGGCCAGCACGGTACAGAAGGAACTGAAACTGATCATGGCCATCTGCATGGGCGTGGCCGACCGTCTCAAATGA